The nucleotide window GCGCCGCAGCCCGGGACCGTGCCGGCCAGCCGGCTGCCCGTGCTGGAGCGCCGCGACTATGTGCAGAACGCGAACGACAGCGCGTGGCTCAGCAACCCGGCCGCGCCCCTGGCGGGCTTCCCCGCGCTGGTATCGCGCGACAGCGAAGAGCAGGGCGCCCGCACGCGGCTGGCGCTGAGCGAACTGGCGGCGCGGCTGGGCAAGGGCAGGCTGACGCCCGCCGACCTGCGGGAGATGGCACTGGACAACAAGGTGTACCTGGCGCCGCTCCTGCTGCCCGATCTGCTGGCGTGGTGCGGCACGGCGGGTGCCACCGCCGAGCTGGCAACCGGCTGCGCCGGCCTGGCGGCGTGGACGGGGGACGCAGGCCTGGATGCCGGGATCGGCCTGCCGTATTTCACGGCAACGATGCTCGACACGCTCGCCATGCCCGGCGCATGGAGCGTGCCGTTCGATCCGGACGATCCGGTCCATACGCCGCGCGGCCTGAACTACCGCGATCCGGCCATCTCGCAGCAGCTGGCTGACAGCCTGGCCGGCGTGGTCGGGCTATTCGAGCGCGCGGGGATCGCTGCCGATGCCAGGTTGCGGGATTTCCAGGTGAGCAGGCGCGGTGGGCCGGCCGTGCCGATCCACGGCGGCGAAGGCGCGCTGGGCATCTTCAACACTATCGACGTGGTGGCCGAGCCGCACGATGGCCGCTTCGAAGTGCGCGGCGGCACGACCTATGTGCAGGTGGTGGGCTTCGGCGCCGATGGCCCGCGTGCCGAGGCGCTGCTGGCCTATTCGCAATCGGCCGATCCCGCGTCGCCGCACCACGCCGACCAGACGCAGCGCTTCTCGCGGCGCGAGTGGATCACGCTGCCGTTCACGGCCGCCGAGATCGCCGCCGACCCGGCGCTGAAGAAGCGGGTGATCAGCAGCAGCAACTGAGCAGCAGCAACCGAGCAGCAGTAACTGAGCGCCGGGAATGCTCAGGCCAGCGCCACCGGCAGCCGCCGGATGCGCTGGCCGGTGGCGGCGAACAGCGCGTTGCATAGCGCCGGCGCCACCAGCGGCGGGGCGATCTCGCCCAGGCCGCAAGGCGCGGCGCCCGGTTCCTGCACGAAGTGCACTTCGATCCGGCGCGGCATGTCGGCGTGCCGCAAGACGGGCGTGTCGTGGAAATTCGTGTTCGCCACGGCGCCTTCGGCCAGCCGGATGCCGCCGTGCAGCGCGGCCGACAGGCCCCAGGCGATTCCCCCTTCGACCTGCTGCCGCGCGCCATCGGCGTTGATCACGAGGCCGCAATCGACCACCGCGACCACGCGGGTGATCCGGAATTGCCTGCCGCGCACCGCCACGTCGATCACCATCGCACAGTAGCTGTCGCCGTGCAGGTAGGGATACACGGCGAAACCGCGGCCGGTTGTCGTGTCCGCTGTCGTGCGCGTTCCCGTGCCTGCGGCCGCGGAAGGGGCACCGCCCCAGCCAGCAAGTTCCGCGGCCCGTTCCACCACCTTGCGAAGGCGCGCCTGGCTGACCTTGTAACGATCGCCCGCCGGCTTGTCCGCGCCGCTGGCCAGCAGCGCCAGCCGGAATCGTACCGGGTCGCGCGCCGCCGCATGGGCCAGCTCGTCGATGAAGCATTCCTGCGCGAAGGCCCAGTGGTTCGCCACCACCGAGCGCCACGCACCGCCCTGCAGCGGGCTGCCGCTCTGGGCGTTGGCGAAGGCATAGCGCACGTGGCCGGCATCGTAGCCGAACCACGGGATCTCGCCGCGCGCGCTGGCGAAGTAGGCGCGCGCCTCGTCGTGGTGCCAGGCGGCCAGCGTGCCATCGGCGTTCAGGCGGGCGCGCAGCCGGCTGTGCGCGTATGGGTGGAAATGATCGTGGCGCAGGTCGTCCTCGCGCGTCCACGTCACCTTCACGGGAACGTGGCCGGCGGCGGCCGAGATGCGCACGGCCTCGATCGCCGTATCCATGTAGAAGCGCCGGCCGAAGCCGCCGCCGGAGAAGCGCGGGTGCAGCACCACGTCCTTTTGCGGCAGCTTGAACAGCTCGGCCAGGCCATCGCGCCAGCCGTTCGGCGATTGCGCGCCCACCCATACGTCGATCCGGCTGCTGGTGTGATGCGCCACGCAATTCATCGGCTCCATGCACGCGTGGGCCTGGAACGGGTACACGTATTCCGCCGCCACTTCCGTGCCGCCGCCGGCCGCGCTACCCTGTTCGCCAAGGACAACGGCATCGTCCAGCAATTTGGCGGCGTGGGCTTCCCAGGCGGTGTTGTCGTATGCCGGGCCGGCCGGCGTTTCCCACTCCACGGTCAGCGCACGGCGTCCCTGCAGCGCCGCCCAGGTGGAGGTGGCAATGACGGCCACGCCATCCTTGCTGGAATAATAGGGCGCGGGCGGCACCACGTTCCGGGCCGGCGCCACGTGGCCTTCTATCAGCACCACGGCACGCACGCCCGGCACGCGCAGAGCGCGCGTCGCGTCGAACGACCTGACCTTTCCGCCCAGCCGGGGCGAGCGCTCCACGCTGGCATGCAGCATGCCGGGGATGGCGGTATCGATGCCGTATGGCTGCTCGCCGCGCACGATCGCTTCGGCGAACACATTCGGCTGGCTGCCACCTGGCGCGGGTGCCTCGCGCAGCGGCGGGGCCAGCTTGCGGAAGGCTTCCCGGTCCGGCGGCGCATCGGCGGCGGCTTCCGCGGCCAGCGCGCCGAACGACAGGCGCTGCGCCGGCAACGGACCAACGACATGCCCCGCCTGCACGGTGCACGCGGCGCTGTCGCATTGCCAGCGCCGTGCGGCGGCGGCCACCAGCGCCTGCCGCGCCAGCGCCGCACCGCGCCGCAGCGGCAGCCAGCTGTCCTTGACGGAGTTGCTGCCGCCGGTGCCGGACAGCACGTAGCGCCCGCCCGTCTCGGCCACCGGCACCACGCGCAGCGCGGCCATCGGCACCCCGAGCTCCTGTGCGAAGATCATCGCCAGGCTGGTACCCACGCCTTGCCCCATTTCATGCTGCGTCAGCGCGAATTCCATCGGACCTTCCGGCGGGATGCGCAGGAAATACCCGACATGCGCGCCGGCGCTGGCGCCGTTTGTCTTGCCGCGTGCGGCGGGCAGGAAGCCTTCCAGCAGGAGCCCGCCGCCGGCCAGTGCCATCAGCTTCACGGCATTACGCCGTGTCATGCCCGCGCTGCGCTTCATCATGCCTTGCCTCCCGCAGCCTGGGCGATCGCGGCGCGCACGCGCGGATAGGTACCGCAGCGGCACAGGTTGCCGTTCATGGCGTCCGTGACCTGGGCATCGGTGGGTTGGGGATGGGTCTCGAGCAGCGCGACGGCGCTCATGATCTGGCCGGCCTGGCAGTAGCCGCACTGGGCCACGTTGCAGTCCACCCAGGCTTGCTGCACCCGGTGCAGCCGGCGCGTCTTCGGATCGGCCAGGCCTTCGATGGTGCGCACCTGCTTGCCGGCCAGGTCGCCCAGCGCGACGCTGCACGCGCGCATGGCGGCGCGGTCGACGATCACCGTGCAGGCGCCGCACTGGCCGGCACCGCAGCCGAACCTGGTGCCTGTCATGCCCAGCACGTCGCGCAGCGCCCACAGCAGCGGCATGTCGGGCGCCGCGTCGACCGACACGCGGCGCCCGTTCAGGATCAGTTTCGTGGCCATGGCGCCCCCCGGCATGGAAAAGCCCATTATCGGCCGGGCGTCATCGCGATTCTGTCGTCAATTGTCCTGTTTTTGTACGCCGGGCCCGATGTTCCGGTCGAGGAATTTCTCGACACGGCTCCAGAAGTCGATGCGGTTCTTCGGCAGCCGCCAGCCGTGGCCTTCTTCCGGATACTCGATCCATTCGACGTCCTTGTTGGTGGCGGCAACGGCGTCGCGGAAGCGGGTGCCGTGGGCGCGCGGCACGCGGCGGTCGGCGCCGCCATAGGCCATCAGCAGCGGCTGGCGCAGCCGGCTGGCCTGCTCGACGGGAGAGACGGCCATCAGCTGCTCCGCTTCCTTGTCCAGGTCGCCGATCAGGCGCGGCATGCCGTAGCGGATGTACTGGGCCGGCAGGTCGGAGCTGTGGAACCAGCTGCCGCCGTACATCAGCTTGATGTCGGTGACGCCCACCCAGTTGATGCCGCAGCGGTACAGGTCGGGATCCTTGATCAGGCCCATCAGCGTGGCATAGCCGCCGTAGCTGGCGCCGGCGATGCAGATGCGCGCCGGATCGGCCACGCCCTGCTCGATGGCCCAGCGGGTGCCGTCGGCCACGTCGTCCTGCATGGCGCGGCCCCATTGCCTGAAGCCGGCCGTGAGGTGTTTCGCGCCATGGCCGGTGCTGCCGCGGAAATCCGGCTCCAGCACCGCATAGCCGCGCGAAGCCAGGAATTGCGTATCGGCGGACCATTCCCACACCGCTCCCCGTACCCAGGGGCCGCCGTGCACCAGCACCACCATCGGCAGCTTGTCGGTACTTTTCGCGCCATGCGGCAGCGTCAGCAGGGCCGGGATCGGCAAGCCATCGCGCGCCGGGTAGGTGACCAGGTGCTGGCGGCCCATCTTCGTGGCATCGAGCTTCGGCTGCGACTGGCCGAGCAGGTCCAGCTTGCCCGTATCGCGGTTGTAGACGAAGTAGGTGCGCGGCTGCATGTCCGAATAGGTGGTGACCAGCACGAATGGCGCTTCGGGCCGGCGCGGCAGCGAGATCAGGTTGACCAGGCCGGGCAGCAGCGCATCGACCTTTTCCTGCAGCGCCTTCATGTCGGCATCGAGCCATTCGGTGGCGTACGTGTCGCCCAGGTAGCGCACGCCGACCAGCTTGTCGCCGCTGCGGATCAGGTGGCCCGAGAAATCGTAGCGCTGGACCGCGAAGCGCGGCACCGGATCGACCTTGCCGGCCGCCAGGTCGAACGTGTGGATGGCGATCTTGTCGCTGCGGTGGCGCGCCGCCACGTACAGGCGGCCGTCGGCATCGAAGTCGAGCGGCGTGAAGCCGCCCGCGCTGGATACCCAGGCATCGAAGGTGGTGATGGCGCGCCACTTGCCGCTCGCCATGTCGCCCCTGGCGTCGCCTGCCTTGTCTTCTTCGCGCAGCCAGATCGTGCTCTTGCCGTCCGCCAGCGTGATGGCCATGCGCGGTTCGCCGCGCGCGTCGAGGACCCAGTTCTGCACGCTGCCGGGCATCGGCACGCCGGTGCTGCGGCCGGTGCGCGTGTCCAGCCGCAGCAGCTGCTCCGAGCGCACCGCGCCACCCGGCTCGAAGCTCACGCTGCGCACGTAGACCGCGTCCGAATCCTGCGCGCCGCGCTGCGGCAGCATGTAGGTATGCCAGGGCAGCAGCTTCGCCGCGGCCGGCGTGGTGATGAAGCTGGAACGGCGCTGCGCCAGCTGGCGGAAGTTCTTGCCGTCCCGGTCCACCGCGAACAGGCCCGGCGCGGCATTGACGTCGCCCGCGCCGACGTCCTTGTCGGTGCAGTCGAACAGCAGCCGGCCGTCATTGACCCACTGGAAGTCGTCGACGTCGCCATCGGAAAACTCGGCGACTACCTGTGCCTTCGAGGTGGCCAGTTCGACGACGACCAGCCGGTCGCGGCCGCTCGGCCCCGGCACCTTGGCGGCCACGTACTGGCCATTGGGCGACAGTTGCGCGCCGCCGAACGAGGACGGGCCGAAGAAGTCGGCCACCGGCGGCAGGGCGGCGGACGCCGCGTGGGCGCCGGTCAGCAGGCTGGCGGCCAGCAAGAGGAGGGAGAGATGCGACAGCAGGGAACGGTGCGGCGATTTCAAAGGCATGTCCGGTGAGAGATGAATGACAGGTTTGGCAAAGCCGGCAACATAGCATGCCGGCCACCGCTGTTTTCTCTCGGAATGTCACACCCGTTACACCGGCAAGGTTATTTCGGCGCCCCGGTGCCGATGTGCCGGTCGAGGAATTTCTCGACGCGAGTCCAGAAATCGAAGCGGTTCTTCGGCAGCGTCCAGCCGTGGCCCTCGTCTTCGTACTCGACCCATTCGACCGCCTTGTTGGTGGCGCTCACGGCGTCGCGGAAGCGCACGCCGTGGGCGCGCGGCACGCGCCGGTCCGCGCTGCCATGGGCCAGCAGCAGTGGCTGGCGCAGGCGGGCCGCCTGTTCCACCGGTGACGTGGCGCTCAGTTGCGCGGCATCCTTTTCCAGGTCGCCGATCAGTTGCGGCATGCCGTAGCGCATGTACTGCTTCGGCACATCGGAACCATGCAGCCAGCTGCCGTACATCAGCCGCAGGTCGGCCACACCGGCCCATGCCACGCCGCAGCGGTACAGGTCGGGGTCGCGGATCAGGCCCATCAGCGTGGCGTAACCGCCGTAACTGGCACCGGCGATGCAGATGCGCTTCGGATCGGCGATGCCTTGTGCGATGGCCCAGCGCGCGCCATCGGCCACGTCGTCCTGCATCGCCAGGCCCCACTGTTTCAGCCCGGCGGAGAAGTGGCGTGCGCCATAGCCGGTGCTGCCGCGAAATTCCGGTTCCAGCACCGCGTAGCCGCGCGAGGCGAGGAACTGGGCGTGGGCCGACCAGCCCCATTCCGTGCCGCGCACCCACGGGCCGCCGTGCACCAGGACCACCATCGGCAGCTTGTCCTGGCGGCCCGCGCCGGCCGGCAGCGTCAGCAGCCCCGGGATCGGCAAGCCGTCGCGCGCCGTGTACAGCACGTTTTCCTGCGTGCCCATCTGCCGCGCCTGGATGCGGGGATGCGCCTTGCCGACGGGGCTGAACTTGCCCGTCTCGCGGTTGTACAGCAGGAAGACCTTCGGCTGCCGGTCGGAGTAGGTGGTGACCAGCACGAACGGCGTTTCCGGCCGGCGCGGCACCTCGACCAGGTTGACATTGCCGGGCAGCTTCGCGTCGATGGTTTCCTGCAGCGCCTTCAGTTCGGGATCGAGCCACACGGTGTCTTCCGAATCGCCCTTGTAGCGGATGCCGGCCAGCTTGCCGGCTACCTGGATCAGGTGGCCGGAGAAATCGTGCCTGTCGAGGGCGAACAGCGCCTGGTCGCCCACCTTGCCGGTGGCCGGATCGAACACGTGGACGGCGCGCCGGTCGCCGTTGCGGCGGGCCGCCACGTACAGCCGGCCATCGGCGGCGAATTCCAGCGGCTCGAAGCCGCCGCTGGAATCGACATAGCCATCGAACGTGGTGACCACGCGCCACTTGTCTTTTTCCAGCAGCCAGATGGTGTGCTTTCCCTCTTCCAGCGTGACCGCCATGCGCGGTTCGCCCCGCGCATCGAGCATCCAGTTCAGCACATGGCCCGGTTCCGTCACTTCGGCGGTACGGCCGGTACGCGTGTCGAGGCGCAGCAGC belongs to Pseudoduganella albidiflava and includes:
- a CDS encoding prolyl oligopeptidase family serine peptidase, translating into MPTSALLAGALLAAALLLPGRAAAAPPPVQDFFDNAEFGGAQLSPNGRHLAAKVTAAEGGRDRLAVVDLATLDAKVVASFADGDIGHFQWVSDNRLLFDSTDKDLAPGEVNAAPGLYAVDRDGKNFRPLAERRGRFVRAGDGDKLLPWHTYMLPQPGAQDSDSAYVRSVHFETSGAVLAIELLRLDTRTGRTAEVTEPGHVLNWMLDARGEPRMAVTLEEGKHTIWLLEKDKWRVVTTFDGYVDSSGGFEPLEFAADGRLYVAARRNGDRRAVHVFDPATGKVGDQALFALDRHDFSGHLIQVAGKLAGIRYKGDSEDTVWLDPELKALQETIDAKLPGNVNLVEVPRRPETPFVLVTTYSDRQPKVFLLYNRETGKFSPVGKAHPRIQARQMGTQENVLYTARDGLPIPGLLTLPAGAGRQDKLPMVVLVHGGPWVRGTEWGWSAHAQFLASRGYAVLEPEFRGSTGYGARHFSAGLKQWGLAMQDDVADGARWAIAQGIADPKRICIAGASYGGYATLMGLIRDPDLYRCGVAWAGVADLRLMYGSWLHGSDVPKQYMRYGMPQLIGDLEKDAAQLSATSPVEQAARLRQPLLLAHGSADRRVPRAHGVRFRDAVSATNKAVEWVEYEDEGHGWTLPKNRFDFWTRVEKFLDRHIGTGAPK
- a CDS encoding S9 family peptidase, which translates into the protein MKSPHRSLLSHLSLLLLAASLLTGAHAASAALPPVADFFGPSSFGGAQLSPNGQYVAAKVPGPSGRDRLVVVELATSKAQVVAEFSDGDVDDFQWVNDGRLLFDCTDKDVGAGDVNAAPGLFAVDRDGKNFRQLAQRRSSFITTPAAAKLLPWHTYMLPQRGAQDSDAVYVRSVSFEPGGAVRSEQLLRLDTRTGRSTGVPMPGSVQNWVLDARGEPRMAITLADGKSTIWLREEDKAGDARGDMASGKWRAITTFDAWVSSAGGFTPLDFDADGRLYVAARHRSDKIAIHTFDLAAGKVDPVPRFAVQRYDFSGHLIRSGDKLVGVRYLGDTYATEWLDADMKALQEKVDALLPGLVNLISLPRRPEAPFVLVTTYSDMQPRTYFVYNRDTGKLDLLGQSQPKLDATKMGRQHLVTYPARDGLPIPALLTLPHGAKSTDKLPMVVLVHGGPWVRGAVWEWSADTQFLASRGYAVLEPDFRGSTGHGAKHLTAGFRQWGRAMQDDVADGTRWAIEQGVADPARICIAGASYGGYATLMGLIKDPDLYRCGINWVGVTDIKLMYGGSWFHSSDLPAQYIRYGMPRLIGDLDKEAEQLMAVSPVEQASRLRQPLLMAYGGADRRVPRAHGTRFRDAVAATNKDVEWIEYPEEGHGWRLPKNRIDFWSRVEKFLDRNIGPGVQKQDN
- a CDS encoding xanthine dehydrogenase family protein molybdopterin-binding subunit, translating into MMKRSAGMTRRNAVKLMALAGGGLLLEGFLPAARGKTNGASAGAHVGYFLRIPPEGPMEFALTQHEMGQGVGTSLAMIFAQELGVPMAALRVVPVAETGGRYVLSGTGGSNSVKDSWLPLRRGAALARQALVAAAARRWQCDSAACTVQAGHVVGPLPAQRLSFGALAAEAAADAPPDREAFRKLAPPLREAPAPGGSQPNVFAEAIVRGEQPYGIDTAIPGMLHASVERSPRLGGKVRSFDATRALRVPGVRAVVLIEGHVAPARNVVPPAPYYSSKDGVAVIATSTWAALQGRRALTVEWETPAGPAYDNTAWEAHAAKLLDDAVVLGEQGSAAGGGTEVAAEYVYPFQAHACMEPMNCVAHHTSSRIDVWVGAQSPNGWRDGLAELFKLPQKDVVLHPRFSGGGFGRRFYMDTAIEAVRISAAAGHVPVKVTWTREDDLRHDHFHPYAHSRLRARLNADGTLAAWHHDEARAYFASARGEIPWFGYDAGHVRYAFANAQSGSPLQGGAWRSVVANHWAFAQECFIDELAHAAARDPVRFRLALLASGADKPAGDRYKVSQARLRKVVERAAELAGWGGAPSAAAGTGTRTTADTTTGRGFAVYPYLHGDSYCAMVIDVAVRGRQFRITRVVAVVDCGLVINADGARQQVEGGIAWGLSAALHGGIRLAEGAVANTNFHDTPVLRHADMPRRIEVHFVQEPGAAPCGLGEIAPPLVAPALCNALFAATGQRIRRLPVALA
- a CDS encoding (2Fe-2S)-binding protein; this translates as MATKLILNGRRVSVDAAPDMPLLWALRDVLGMTGTRFGCGAGQCGACTVIVDRAAMRACSVALGDLAGKQVRTIEGLADPKTRRLHRVQQAWVDCNVAQCGYCQAGQIMSAVALLETHPQPTDAQVTDAMNGNLCRCGTYPRVRAAIAQAAGGKA